Within the Ensifer canadensis genome, the region TTCATCGCATCGGCGCAAACCTGGCCGATCTTCATGCGCTGCTCGACGTTGAGGGCAGGGGAGTTTGCCTCTTCCCACACCTTCTGGTGGCGCCGCTGCAAGGAGCAGTCACGCTCGCCGAGATGGATCGCATTGCCTTCGCCGTCGCCGACGATCTGGATTTCGATGTGGCGCGGCTTGCCGAGATACTTCTCCATGTAAACAGCGTCATTGCCGAAGGCCGCAAGCGCCTCGGAACGAGCGGTTGACACGGCCTCGTCGAGGTCAGCCTCGGTCTTGGCGACTTTCATGCCGCGGCCACCGCCGCCGGCGGTCGCCTTGATCAGAACCGGGAAGCCGATCTTGCGCGCGGCTTCGAGGGCGTTCTCAGGCTTCACTTCGCCGTCGGAGCCCGGAACCACGGGGATGCCAAGTTCCTGCGCCGTCTTCTTGGCGGTGATCTTGTCGCCCATGATGCGGATATGTTCCGCCGTCGGACCGATGAAGGTGATGTCGTGGGCGTCGAGGATTTCGGCGAACTTGGCGTTTTCCGACAGGAAGCCGTAACCCGGGTGCACGGCGTCAGCGCCGGTGATTTCGCAGGCGGCGACGATCTGGTGAATGTTCAGATAGCTATCGCGCGACGGCGGAGGACCGATGCAGACGCTTTCGTCGGCCAGACGCACATGCATGGCGTCGCTGTCAGCCGTGGAATGGACGGCCACCGTCGCGATGCCGAGTTCCTTACAGGCGCGCAGTACGCGAAGGGCGATTTCGCCGCGATTGGCAATGAGAATTTTCGAGATCATCGCAGCGCCGCCTTATTCGATTACGATCAGCGGCTCGCCATACTCGACGGGGGCTGCGTCCTGGACGAAGATTTCGGTCACCTTGCCCGAACGCGGGGCAGGGATCTGGTTCATGGTCTTCATCGCTTCGATGATCAGGACCGTCTGACCTTCCTTGACCACGGTACCGACCTCGATGAACGGGCGGGCGCCTGGGGCCGGCGCGAGGTAGGCCGTACCGACCATCGGAGCCGTTAAGGCGTTTTTGGAATTGCGGCTGGTCTCGGCCGGAGCGACAACTGCAGCGGGCTGCGCAGCGTGGACGGCCGGCTGGGCCTGGTAGGTCGGCATCGACATGGCGACCGGCGTGCCGGCGCGCGATACGCGGATGCGGAGGTCTTCCTGCTCCACTTCGATCTCGGTGAGATCCGTGTCGTTCAGGATATTGGCGAGATCGCGGATCAGCGCCTGGTCGATACCGGGTTTCTTGTCAGCCATGGGATATGAGCCTCGTGTTCTTTTTATTTCGACGTTTCTGTCAGGTTCTTTAGCGCATGCAGCGCCAGAATGTAACTCTGCGCGCCGAAACCGCAGATGACGCCTTTGACCGCCGGGGCGATCATCGACTTGTGGCGGAATTCTTCACGCGCGTGGATGTTGGAAAGATGCAGTTCGACCACCGGGATGCCGATTGCGCGGATGGCATCGTGCAGCGCGATCGACGTATGGCCGTAGGCTGCCGGATTGATAGCGACGCCCGCCGCCTTTTCGCCGGCCTCATGCAGCCAGTCCACAAGCGTGCCTTCGTGGTTGGATTGCCGAAAATCGACCTCCAGTCCCAGCGTCTTGCCTTCCGTGGTGCACATCGCCTCGATGTCGGCGAGTGTCTGGCCGCCATAAATCCCCGGTTCGCGCTTGCCGAGCGCATTGAGGTTGGGGCCGTTCAGCACGAAAATTTTGGTGGGCATGCGGGATTCCGGTCCAGTGATAGAGGGTTACCTATAGACTGATGGTCCCGCGAGGAAAAGCCCTTTGGGTCCTCGCGGGATTTGTCCACAGTTGGGACGGGACGGCCAATGCAGGCGGTCAGCAGGCGGTCTTGCCGCAGCTGCGCATATTGGACACTTTGGTGCTGATTTCCTCGGCACCGACGGCTCCGAACACCGCCTCGTTGCCAATCACGTAGGAGGGCGTGCCGGTGATGCCGAGATCGTTGGCAAGGGTGTAGGCCTCGCGTACCGCGGCATCATGCGGCTCTTTTTCCATCTTGGCGCGCAGCTGCTTTTCGGTGACGCCGAGCTTGCCGGCAACGGCAATCGCCGTTTCCTCGGTTGCGCGGTCCTCGCCGCCGAGCAGGGCCCGATGGAACTCGCCGTACTTCTCCGGCGCGGCGAGACGGAATGCAGCGCTGACCTTGTGGGCAGCCAGCGAATCCGGGCCGAGGATCGGCAATTCCTTCAGCACGAAGCGGATGTTCTTGTCCTTCGACAGGATCTCGTCCATGTCCGTCAGCGCACGTTTGCAATAGCCGCAGTTGTAGTCGTAGAACTCGACGACGGTGACGTCTCCATCAGGATTGCCGAGTACCATGTCGTAGTCTGAGTTGAAGATCGCCTTCTTGTTTTCGGCGATCGCACCTTCAGCTGCTTCCTGCTGCTTGGCGCGCTGCTTTGTAGCCAGCGCCTCCTGGACTTCGAGCATGATTTCCGGATTGGCGAGCAGGTATTCCTTGATGAAGGCGCCAAACTCTTCCTTCTGTTTCTGGTCGAGCGCGAGTGCGCTTTGCGGCAAGCTGACCCCTGCCATGAACGCGGCGAGCGTTCCGGCGGCAATCATTTTCGTGCTGAAATTCATTTCTACCTCGTTGTCTCTGCCTGCCCTGTCTGTCGTCCATGTCGCGATACGGCGTCAATGCGCGCTTGTAAAAGACAACAGGAATCTCCAACACCGCAACACGCGGGCAGCATAGGGTGGGCTCCGGCGAAACGAAACGGCAAAATCGGCGGAAATACGGCGCTCGCGCACTTGTGAAGCTTTAAACGATCGGGCAAGGGGGCGGCATGTAGTACCAATCTGTGCTGATATTGACCCATTGCGTCGGAGCGATCTTGGTTTCTGGCGAGGAGACACCATGTGGTCCGGTGAGGATTGTCGACGCTATCCGGAGGCCAGAAGCGCCCGGCCCTTCGGGCGGGCCTTGTGCCGGCCACGGCAGCTTCACAATCCTCGACCGATGCCAAGGCATCGCTCGGCGGTACGCTCCCGCCCGGATGACCGCACACGGTCCCAAACAATAGGTCAATATCAGCGCAGGTTGGTATAGGCCGCTTCTTGAGGATATTACCTTGGTAGAATTGTCGAACCGCAGTGCTATCGAACCCTTTCATGCCATGGACGTGCTGGCCGAGGCAACGCGCCGACGCGACGCCGGCCATCCGGTGATTTCGATGGCTGTCGGCCAACCGGCGCATCCTGCGCCGAAGGCGGCTTTGGATGCGGCGCGCAAGGCGCTCGAGCATGGCCGGCTCGGCTACACCGACGCACTTGGCACCTTGTCTCTCAGAACCGCGATCGCCCGGCACTATCAAAAGCGCCACGGTATAGCGCTTGACCCGCAGCGCATTGCCGTGACCACCGGGTCGTCAGCCGGGTTCAATCTTGCCTTCCTCGCGCTTTTCGACCCCGGCGATTGCGTCGCAATCGCGCGACCCGGATATCCAGCCTACCGCAACATTCTCGCAGCGCTCGGCCTGACGGTCGTGGAGGTCGAGGCCAATGCCGAGAGCGGCTTCACGCTGACGCCGGAAAACCTGGCGCGTGCTGCCGCGAAGATCGGGCGCCCGCTGAAGGGCGTGCTTCTGGCGAGCCCGGCCAATCCGACAGGAACGGTCACGGGCAAAGCGGGGCTCAAGGCGCTTGCCGACTACTGCCGCGCCGAAAACATCGCCTTCATCTCCGACGAAATCTATCATGGGCTGACCTTCGCCGGTGAAGAGGCAAGTGCACTGGAGGTGACCGACGACGTCTTCGTCATCAACTCCTTCTCCAAATACTACTGCATGACCGGGTGGCGTATCGGCTGGATGGTGCTGCCGGAACTGCAGGTTCGCGGCTTTGAGCGTATCGCCCAGAGCCTCTACATTTCGCCGCCGGAGCTGTCGCAGATCGCGGCGGAGGCGGCGCTCGGTGCGCAGATTGAGCTCGATGGCTACAAGGCGGCCTATGCGGCCAATCGCGATATGCTGTTGAAGCGCCTGCCGGAGATCGGCTTTTCGATCGCGTCACCGATGGATGGCGCTTTCTATGCCTATGCGGATGTCAGTCGCTTCACCAATGACAGCATGGCATTTGCCCGGCGGATGCTGGCGGAAATCAACGTGGCGGCAACGCCCGGCTTCGATTTCGATCCGCTTGAAGGGCATCGTACGATGCGGTTCTCCTATGCCGGATCGATAGCCGACATGACCGAAGCGATGGAGCGGATCGCCCGCTGGATCGCCTGATCCTCTGTGGTTTCATCGAGTTGCGGCCTTTTCCAGACTCTTTTTGCGAAGCCCTTGATTCAAACTCGCAGCGAATACACGCTTTCGATTGTCTCCAAACGGAAACGAAAAAAGCCCGGACCAAGGTCCGGGCTTTTCTGTTCGTCCGAAGTTCAGGCGCGGCTTAGAAGAAGCCGCGGCGCTGCCACCATCCGCCCTTCTTGGGCTTGGACTGGTCTTCTTCGGTGCCTTCGTTCTTGTTCGTGACCGTCGAGGTCAGCACCGGTTCCGATGCGATCGTCGAAAGGTCGCGGTTCGCTCGAGCAGGCTTGCCTTCTTCGAGGTCAGCGGCCGTTTCTTCGATTGCTGCCGGCACCGGCTCAGCCGCTTCCGGCTGTGCTTCGACCGCGGTCTGTGCTGCCTCGTCGGCACTGACGACAGGCTCCTCAGCCTTGACGGCCTTCTTGCGTGTACGCTTCGGCTTGGCGGCCTTCTCGACGACCGGTTCCACTGCTTCCGCGACGGTCTCGGCTTCGGCAACGACGGCTACCGCTTCGACCTCGGCTTCTACGGGTGCTTCCGCGTCGCCTTGCTCGCCCGCTTCGCCGTCGCCGGATGCAGCAGCCTGCTCCTCGCCTTCGACTTCACCTTCGCCGAGTTCTGGTCGGTTGCGACGGCCACCGCGCTTGCCGCGACGGCGACGCTTGCGCTTCTGTTCGCCATCGGCGGTCAGCGCATCCGTATCGTTTTCGTCCTCGTCGGCATCGCTTTCGGATGCGTCATCGGCATCTTCAGTCGCATCGGCGTCCTGTGCGGTCGCACCTTCCGCCTGCTGGCTGCCCTTGCCGCGACGGCGGCGACGACGCTTGCGCTTGCGGCCGTTCTGATCGTCGGCCTGGGCCGCAGCCTTCGGCTGCTCCTGGCGCTGTTCGACGACGACTTCTTCTGCTTCTTCCTCGTCGAGATCCTCTTCGATCACGATGTCATCGTCTTCTTCGGGCTCGGGCTCGAAGTGCAGAATCTGTTCGATCTTGACCGGGTTTTCGACCGGCTCGCCGCGATCGATCGCGAAATGCTGCGCGCCGACATGGGCGTCAGCCTCGATGATGATCGAGACGCCGAAGCGCTGTTCGTAATCCATGATCGTGGCGCGCTTCTGGTTGAGCAGATAGAGCGCGATATCGGGGATCGTGCGAACGGTGATGTTGTGGGTGGTGTTCTTGAGCAGATGCTCTTCGATACCGCGCAGGACATGCAGCGCGACCGAAGACTGCGAGCGGACGTGACCCGTGCCGTTGCAATGCGGGCAGGTCTGCATCGTCGATTCGAGCACCGAAGCGCGAATGCGCTGGCGCGACATTTCGAGCAGACCGAAGTGCGAGATGCGGCCGACCTGGATGCGGGCACGATCGTTCTTCAGGCAATCTTTCAGCCTCTTCTCGACAGAGCGGTTGTTCCGCTTTTCTTCCATGTCGATGAAGTCGATGACGACGAGGCCAGCAAGGTCGCGAAGCCGCAGCTGACGGGCCACTTCTTCGGCGGCTTCCAGGTTGGTCTGAAGCGCCGTGTCCTCGATCGAATGCTCGCGGGTCGACCGACCGGAGTTCACGTCGATCGAAACCAGGGCTTCCGTCTGGTTGATGATGATGTAGCCGCCCGACTTCAGCGTCACCTGCGGCTGCAGCATCCGGTCCAGCTGCGCCTCGATACCGGAGCGCGAGAAGATCGGATGCACGTCGCGGTACGGCTGGACCACCTTGGCGTGGCTCGGCATCAGCATCTTCATGAAGCCCTTGGCTTCCTTGTAGCCTTCCTCGCCGGAAACGACGATCTCGCTGATGTCCTTGTTGTAGAGGTCGCGGATCGAGCGCTTGATCAGGCTGCCTTCCTCGTAGACGAGGCAGGGGGCCGTGGAGTTGAGCGTCAGCGTGCGGACGTTTTCCCAAAGGCGCATCAGATATTCGAAGTCGCGCTTGATCTCGACCTTGGTGCGGTTGGCACCGGCCGTGCGCAGGATGACGCCCATGCCCTGCGGCACTTCGAGGCCACGCGCAATTTCTTTCAGGCGCTTGCGGTCCTGCAGGTTGGTGATCTTGCGGGAAATGCCGCCACCACGGGCCGTGTTCGGCATCAACACCGAGTAGCGACCGGCGAGCGACAGGTAGGTCGTCAGCGCTGCGCCCTTGTTGCCGCGCTCTTCCTTGGCGACCTGAACGAGCAGGATCTGGCGACGCTTGATGACTTCCTGGATGCGATACTGCTTGCGCGGCTTGCGGACGTGACGATCCGGAACCTCTTCCATCGCGTCTTCGGCGCCGACCGACTCGATAATTTCCTTTTCGCCGTCGTGGTTGTCGTCATCATCGTCGTCGTCATCGCGACGGCGGCGGCTGTCGACGTCTTCCGAGACCGAATCGGTGTCGACCATGGCGGCCATCTCGCCACCATTGCTTTCTTCGCCGGCATCGGCCTCTTCGGTCGCTGCAGCTGCAGCGGCCTCTTCGGCGATTCTCGCCTTGGTGCGGCGTGGGCGCTTCGGCTTTGCCTTGGGCTTCTCGGCGGGCGCATCGACCTCGACGACAGCTTCGGCTGCCGTCTCGGTGACGACTTCCGTTTCAGCGGCGATTTCCAGATCGACCGGAACGCTGAGCCCGCTCTGGGTCGGCGTTGCCGTCTCAACGTGCTCGACATCGTCGTCGCGGCGCGCTTCTTCGGCTTCCGCCTTCAACAGCGCCTGACGGTCGGCGAGGGGGATCTGGTAGTAGTCGGGATGGATTTCGGCGAAGGCCAGGAATCCGTGGCGATTGCCGCCGTAGTCGACGAAGGCCGCCTGGAGCGAAGGCTCCACTCGCGTTACCTTTGCCAGGTAGATGTTGCCGCGGATCTGTTTCTTGTGTTCCGATTCGAAGTCGAATTCTTCTATGCGGTTCCCGCGAACGACAACGACGCGCGTCTCTTCAGAGTGAGACGCATCGATAAGCATTTTCTCTGCCATCTAAGTTGTGCTCCTCGGCGCGACAACGGAACGGGCGGCAGACGTTCTTCCATGGGAAGACTGCCACTCGCGTCAGAGGTTGCGCCGGATGTGAAAGGTCCTGTCTGGTGCAGGTGATGGTGCAGCAGCCAGATGGCAGCCGGAACGGTTACGTTCCGGGGCCTCTTTACTTCTGACCGATACCGCTGAGTCAACATCAATGACCAAACAAGAATGCCAATGTCAAAGGCCTCATAAAGACCCGATGAATGCGCCCGCTTGCGGGCTTGCCGGTGAAAAATCACCGCTAAGAACTCCGGCCACCGCCGGAAATTTACGATCCAGTGTACGGGGAGGAAATGCAGCGACGGCGGATGAACACCTTGCGGCCGCGGAAAGATGATACGGTTGCAACCGGCAATTCCGGCTCGATCACTCCCTGGCGCCAAGCTCTGGAAAGCTCCGGCTGCCCGGCCCACGATTCTATCCCGTCAACACTTTCTCCTTGTGATGCTTTTATGTTTTCTATGTCACATTGGCAAGGGAAAAGCCTGTGCCGCCACAATAATGATCGATTCGCTTGCCCCGGTAGAGTAGGTCGGGGAACGGCGAATCATATGCCTTGGCCGCGTTGCGTAAGGAGCGCTGTCAAGCTTTGGTTAACCATAAGGGTTCATTGATCAAGGGATGTCGCGGTATGTGTGGGCGGACGCCCGGCGCTTTGACCGCTCGAATTTCGTGGATTGACGGAGAGACCGGGTGAAGCCTTCGGCTAATCATATGCACGCTTCACTGTTGTCGACACTGCTGCGCGGCGGCGCGCGCGTCGCGGCTTCAGTGTTCGTTGCAGGCGTCTTGATGATGACCGGACCGATAGCATACGCCGCCGAGTCGGCACCGTTTCTGGCATTCGGCGCACGGGTTGCCGGTGACGACGCGCGCACACGTGTCGTGGTCGAGTTCGACCGCAAACCCGACTTTTCCATTCATTATGTGGCAAACCCCGTGCGTGTCGTCGTCGATCTGCCGGAAACCGCCTTTGGCCTGAAGGCCGAGAGCCTCGAGCCGCGGGGATTGTTCGAGGCCATCCGCTATGGCGGCATGGGCGCCGGCAGTTCTCGCCTCGTGTTGTCGGCAAAGGGGCCGGTAGCGGTCACCCATGCCGAAGTCATCGAGCAAGAGGGCGGTAAGAGTTATCGCCTGGTCATCGATGCCGAGAAGGTCGACCAAACCCGGTTCGACGCGCTTCTTGGGGATCAGCAGTGGACGGGCTCGGTGGTCTCGGCAAAAACGGATCGGCCGACAATTGCACCTGCGCAAAAGACCGGTGCATTCGTGATTGCGATCGATGCCGGCCACGGCGGTATCGACACCGGCGCGATCGGCAGCGGCACCAAGACCGAGGAAAAGCATGTCACGCTTGCCTTCGCGCAGGAGCTTGTCGCCACGCTCAACCGCGAAGGCGGCATCGAAGCTTTTCTGACCCGCGACAAGGACGTTTTCCTGTCGCTGCCGCAACGCGTGCAGATCGCCCGCAACAAAGGCGCCAATCTGTTTATTTCGATCCATGCCGACACATTGAGACAGAAGGACATTCGCGGCGCCACCGTCTATACGATTTCCGACAAGGCGTCCGACCATCTGGCGGCCGACCTGGCGCAGCGCGAAAACCTTTCGGACGAGATCGCTGGCGTACCGCTCCAGAGCGAGCCGGCCGAAGTCGCCGATATCCTGATCGACCTGACGCGCCGCGAGACCCAGGCTTTCTCGGTCAACATGGCACGCACTGTCGTGTCGTCCTTCGAGGGGCAGATCAACCTCATCAACAATCCGCACCGTCACGCGGGCTTCCGTGTCTTGCAGGCGCCGGATGTTCCGTCGATCCTGCTCGAGCTCGGATTCATGTCGAACAAGGACGATGAGAAGCTGCTGCTCGATCCGGAATGGCGCAAGAAAGTGTCCGGCCTGCTCGCCGTTGCCGTGAAGCGCTACCGCGAACAGGCTGTCGCAAACGGCGGCTGAGATCCGGTCGCGATGATCTGTTTGACGGCGCAGCATACGATGTGATTTGTGTCGCCTCGGTAACAGCGATATGCTTTTCAACAGGATGCGCACTCGATAATCGGAAACAAGCCCTATTTTACGCACAATCCGGGACCTAACCCGAATTGCGCCCGGATTTGTTGGGAAACAGTGTTGATGCCCGGTGGCCCTCGCCATATGAGGAACTGGGTGGGCGCGTGTAGCCGCAATGCCAGACGATTTCTGATAGAAGCGTTTGGCCAGGCCGACGAAATGCGGACCGTTGGGACGGGAAGCGTCTCGATTGGCTTTTGCGGCCTGGCGATTGGACGATAATAAGGTACCGGTATCTGACTGATGATCAGACTGATTGGATATTTCTTCGGCATTGGTGCGTTCTTGCTGCTCGGTGTCGCCGCGGCCGTTGCCATCTATCTCGGCAGCGTCACCAAAGATTTGCCGGATTACGAGGTATTGGCGAAGTATTCTCCGCCGGTCACCACGCGCTTTCACGCCGGTAACGGCGCGCTGATGGCGGAGTACGCCCGCGAGCGGCGTCTCTATCTGCCGATCCAGGCGATCCCGGACCGTGTCAAGGCGGCATTCATTTCGGCCGAAGACAAGAACTTCTATCAGCACCCGGGCGTCGACATCACCGGTCTCGCGCGTGCCATCACCGTCAATCTCCAGAATTTCGGATCGGGTCGCCGCCCCGTCGGCGCGTCGACGATCACGCAGCAGGTGGCCAAGAACTTCCTGCTTTCGTCGGACCAGACGATCGACCGCAAGGTCAAGGAAGCGATCCTCTCCTTCCGTATCGAGCAGGCCTATAGCAAGGACCGTATTCTCGAACTCTATCTCAACGAGATCTTCTTCGGCCTCAATTCCTATGGCATCGCCGGTGCAGCACTCACCTATTTCGATAAATCGGTGACAGAACTGACCATCGCAGAAACTGCGTACCTTGCGGCTCTGCCGAAGGGTCCGGCCAACTACCATCCTTTCCGCAAGGTGGATGCTGCGATCGAGCGACGCAACTGGGTCATCGACCGTATGGTCGAGAACGGCTACGTCACCAAGACCGACGGCGAAGACGCCAAGAAGCAGCCGCTCGGCGTCAATCCTCGCCGCGGTGGCGCACATCTCTTCGCATCCGATTTCTTTGCCGAGGAAGTGCGTCGGCAGATCATTCAGAAGTACGGCGACAACGCGCTTTATGAAGGTGGCCTTTCGGTCCGTACCTCACTCGATCCGCGCATGCAGATCGCCGCGCGCAAGGCGCTGCAAGACGGGCTGCTCAGCTATGACGAACGCCGCGGTTTCCACGGTCCGGTCAAGTCGATCGAGATCGGCGGCGACTGGGGCGAGCCGCTCGGCAAGGTCGTGTCCTTGGCCGACGTGCCGGAATGGAAGCTCGCTGTCGTGCTTTCGGCCGATGGTCAGGGTGTCGAGATCGGCATCCAGCCGGACAAGGAAGCCTCCGGCAAGATCATCGCAGAACGCGTGACCGGTCATATCTCCGCAAAGAACATGCAGTGGGCCTATCGCTCGGCCGCTGGCGAACGCAAATCCGCCAAGTCGCCTGAAGGTGTGCTGGGCCCGGGCGACGTCGTCTATGTCGAGCCGTTGGCAGAAAAGGGTGAATACCGCCTGCGTCAGCCGCCGAAGGTCCAGGGTGGCCTCGTCGCGATGGATCCGCAGACCGGCCGCGTGCTGGCGATGGTCGGCGGCTTTTCCTACGGTCAGTCGGAATTCAACCGCGCGACCCAGGCGATGCGCCAGCCGGGTTCCTCGTTCAAGCCGTTCGTTTATGCTGCTGCGCTCGACAACGGCTATACGCCCGCATCCGTTATTCTCGATGCGCCGATCGAAATCGTTGCCGGTGGCCAGGTCTGGCGCCCTGAGAACTATGGCGGCGGCTCGGCCGGCCCGTCGACGCTGCGCCTCGGCATCGAGAAATCGCGTAACTTGATGACGGTTCGCCTTGCGAACGACATGGGCATGAACATCGTTGCCGAATATGCCGAACGCTTCGGCATCTACGACAAGATGCCACCGCTGCTGGCGATGTCGTTGGGCTCGGGCGAAACGACGGTGCTGCGCATGGTTTCGGCCTATTCGGTTCTTGCCAATGGCGGCAAGCAGATCAAGCCTTCGCTGATCGACCGGATCCAGGACCGCTACGGCAAGACGATCTTCCGTCATGAAGACCGGACCTGCGACAACTGCAACGCGGCTGATTGGGGCAACCAGGAAGAACCTGTCTTGACCGACAACCGCGAACAGGTTCTCGACCCGATGACCTCCTACCAGATCACCTCGATGATGGAGGGGGTGGTCCTGCGTGGCACCGCCGCCGGCAAGATCACGCTCGATCGCCCTGTTGCCGGCAAGACCGGCACCACCAACGACGAGAAGGACGCCTGGTTCGTCGGCTACACGCCTGATCTTGTCGCCGGCCTCTACCTCGGCTTCGATAATCCGGCCCCGCTCGGTCGCGGCGCGACAGGTGGCAGCCTTGCCGTGCCGATCTTCAACAATTTCATGCAGGAAGCCGTCAAGGGTTCGCGCCCGGGCAAGTTCGTGGTGCCGGAAGGCATGAACATGATCGCCGTCAACCGCAAGACCGGCATGGCGGCCTACGAGGGCGAGCCGGACACGATCATCGAAGCC harbors:
- the accC gene encoding acetyl-CoA carboxylase biotin carboxylase subunit, translating into MISKILIANRGEIALRVLRACKELGIATVAVHSTADSDAMHVRLADESVCIGPPPSRDSYLNIHQIVAACEITGADAVHPGYGFLSENAKFAEILDAHDITFIGPTAEHIRIMGDKITAKKTAQELGIPVVPGSDGEVKPENALEAARKIGFPVLIKATAGGGGRGMKVAKTEADLDEAVSTARSEALAAFGNDAVYMEKYLGKPRHIEIQIVGDGEGNAIHLGERDCSLQRRHQKVWEEANSPALNVEQRMKIGQVCADAMKKLKYRGAGTIEFLYENGEFYFIEMNTRLQVEHPITEAITGIDLVHEQIRVASGGGLSVKQEDIVFSGHAIECRINAEDPRTFVPSPGTITHFHAPGGLGVRVDSGAYQGYRIPPYYDSLIGKLIVHGRTRVECMMRLRRVLDEFVIDGIKTTLPLFQDLINNQDIANGEYDIHWLEHHLATTSE
- the accB gene encoding acetyl-CoA carboxylase biotin carboxyl carrier protein, with the translated sequence MADKKPGIDQALIRDLANILNDTDLTEIEVEQEDLRIRVSRAGTPVAMSMPTYQAQPAVHAAQPAAVVAPAETSRNSKNALTAPMVGTAYLAPAPGARPFIEVGTVVKEGQTVLIIEAMKTMNQIPAPRSGKVTEIFVQDAAPVEYGEPLIVIE
- the aroQ gene encoding type II 3-dehydroquinate dehydratase, translating into MPTKIFVLNGPNLNALGKREPGIYGGQTLADIEAMCTTEGKTLGLEVDFRQSNHEGTLVDWLHEAGEKAAGVAINPAAYGHTSIALHDAIRAIGIPVVELHLSNIHAREEFRHKSMIAPAVKGVICGFGAQSYILALHALKNLTETSK
- a CDS encoding DsbA family protein encodes the protein MNFSTKMIAAGTLAAFMAGVSLPQSALALDQKQKEEFGAFIKEYLLANPEIMLEVQEALATKQRAKQQEAAEGAIAENKKAIFNSDYDMVLGNPDGDVTVVEFYDYNCGYCKRALTDMDEILSKDKNIRFVLKELPILGPDSLAAHKVSAAFRLAAPEKYGEFHRALLGGEDRATEETAIAVAGKLGVTEKQLRAKMEKEPHDAAVREAYTLANDLGITGTPSYVIGNEAVFGAVGAEEISTKVSNMRSCGKTAC
- a CDS encoding pyridoxal phosphate-dependent aminotransferase, with the protein product MDVLAEATRRRDAGHPVISMAVGQPAHPAPKAALDAARKALEHGRLGYTDALGTLSLRTAIARHYQKRHGIALDPQRIAVTTGSSAGFNLAFLALFDPGDCVAIARPGYPAYRNILAALGLTVVEVEANAESGFTLTPENLARAAAKIGRPLKGVLLASPANPTGTVTGKAGLKALADYCRAENIAFISDEIYHGLTFAGEEASALEVTDDVFVINSFSKYYCMTGWRIGWMVLPELQVRGFERIAQSLYISPPELSQIAAEAALGAQIELDGYKAAYAANRDMLLKRLPEIGFSIASPMDGAFYAYADVSRFTNDSMAFARRMLAEINVAATPGFDFDPLEGHRTMRFSYAGSIADMTEAMERIARWIA
- a CDS encoding Rne/Rng family ribonuclease, whose amino-acid sequence is MAEKMLIDASHSEETRVVVVRGNRIEEFDFESEHKKQIRGNIYLAKVTRVEPSLQAAFVDYGGNRHGFLAFAEIHPDYYQIPLADRQALLKAEAEEARRDDDVEHVETATPTQSGLSVPVDLEIAAETEVVTETAAEAVVEVDAPAEKPKAKPKRPRRTKARIAEEAAAAAATEEADAGEESNGGEMAAMVDTDSVSEDVDSRRRRDDDDDDDDNHDGEKEIIESVGAEDAMEEVPDRHVRKPRKQYRIQEVIKRRQILLVQVAKEERGNKGAALTTYLSLAGRYSVLMPNTARGGGISRKITNLQDRKRLKEIARGLEVPQGMGVILRTAGANRTKVEIKRDFEYLMRLWENVRTLTLNSTAPCLVYEEGSLIKRSIRDLYNKDISEIVVSGEEGYKEAKGFMKMLMPSHAKVVQPYRDVHPIFSRSGIEAQLDRMLQPQVTLKSGGYIIINQTEALVSIDVNSGRSTREHSIEDTALQTNLEAAEEVARQLRLRDLAGLVVIDFIDMEEKRNNRSVEKRLKDCLKNDRARIQVGRISHFGLLEMSRQRIRASVLESTMQTCPHCNGTGHVRSQSSVALHVLRGIEEHLLKNTTHNITVRTIPDIALYLLNQKRATIMDYEQRFGVSIIIEADAHVGAQHFAIDRGEPVENPVKIEQILHFEPEPEEDDDIVIEEDLDEEEAEEVVVEQRQEQPKAAAQADDQNGRKRKRRRRRRGKGSQQAEGATAQDADATEDADDASESDADEDENDTDALTADGEQKRKRRRRGKRGGRRNRPELGEGEVEGEEQAAASGDGEAGEQGDAEAPVEAEVEAVAVVAEAETVAEAVEPVVEKAAKPKRTRKKAVKAEEPVVSADEAAQTAVEAQPEAAEPVPAAIEETAADLEEGKPARANRDLSTIASEPVLTSTVTNKNEGTEEDQSKPKKGGWWQRRGFF
- a CDS encoding N-acetylmuramoyl-L-alanine amidase; translation: MHASLLSTLLRGGARVAASVFVAGVLMMTGPIAYAAESAPFLAFGARVAGDDARTRVVVEFDRKPDFSIHYVANPVRVVVDLPETAFGLKAESLEPRGLFEAIRYGGMGAGSSRLVLSAKGPVAVTHAEVIEQEGGKSYRLVIDAEKVDQTRFDALLGDQQWTGSVVSAKTDRPTIAPAQKTGAFVIAIDAGHGGIDTGAIGSGTKTEEKHVTLAFAQELVATLNREGGIEAFLTRDKDVFLSLPQRVQIARNKGANLFISIHADTLRQKDIRGATVYTISDKASDHLAADLAQRENLSDEIAGVPLQSEPAEVADILIDLTRRETQAFSVNMARTVVSSFEGQINLINNPHRHAGFRVLQAPDVPSILLELGFMSNKDDEKLLLDPEWRKKVSGLLAVAVKRYREQAVANGG
- a CDS encoding penicillin-binding protein 1A, which codes for MIRLIGYFFGIGAFLLLGVAAAVAIYLGSVTKDLPDYEVLAKYSPPVTTRFHAGNGALMAEYARERRLYLPIQAIPDRVKAAFISAEDKNFYQHPGVDITGLARAITVNLQNFGSGRRPVGASTITQQVAKNFLLSSDQTIDRKVKEAILSFRIEQAYSKDRILELYLNEIFFGLNSYGIAGAALTYFDKSVTELTIAETAYLAALPKGPANYHPFRKVDAAIERRNWVIDRMVENGYVTKTDGEDAKKQPLGVNPRRGGAHLFASDFFAEEVRRQIIQKYGDNALYEGGLSVRTSLDPRMQIAARKALQDGLLSYDERRGFHGPVKSIEIGGDWGEPLGKVVSLADVPEWKLAVVLSADGQGVEIGIQPDKEASGKIIAERVTGHISAKNMQWAYRSAAGERKSAKSPEGVLGPGDVVYVEPLAEKGEYRLRQPPKVQGGLVAMDPQTGRVLAMVGGFSYGQSEFNRATQAMRQPGSSFKPFVYAAALDNGYTPASVILDAPIEIVAGGQVWRPENYGGGSAGPSTLRLGIEKSRNLMTVRLANDMGMNIVAEYAERFGIYDKMPPLLAMSLGSGETTVLRMVSAYSVLANGGKQIKPSLIDRIQDRYGKTIFRHEDRTCDNCNAADWGNQEEPVLTDNREQVLDPMTSYQITSMMEGVVLRGTAAGKITLDRPVAGKTGTTNDEKDAWFVGYTPDLVAGLYLGFDNPAPLGRGATGGSLAVPIFNNFMQEAVKGSRPGKFVVPEGMNMIAVNRKTGMAAYEGEPDTIIEAFKPGTGPADTFSVIGGLDQYVPPEEILKNSPQANQAVTSGSNGLF